The Candidatus Thermoplasmatota archaeon DNA segment AGGTCAAGCGGTACAGGGAGTTCGATTCGAAGTGGATAAGGGACTCGAACGTGCGCGTGGGCGATGTGATAATCGTCTCGGGCTACCTAGGCGATCATGGGATAACGGTGCTCTCCTTCCGCGAGGGCTACGGCTTCGAATCGAAGCTTCAAAGCGACGTCGCTCCTCTGAACAAGATGATCGGCGGGGCTCTGGAAGAGGGCGGCATCGTTGCCATGAAGGACCCGACGCGCGGTGGGTTCTCGAACACGCTGAACGAGTGGGCAGAGAAGTCCAACGTGGGGATAGCGGTGAGGGAAACGGACATCCCGATCCGTGAGGAGGTCCACTCCGCGTGCGAGATGCTGGGATTCGACCCGCTGGACATAGGCAACGAAGGCAAGATCGTTGTGGCGGTGGTCAAGGAGAAAGCAGAGACGGTCCTCGACGCCCTGAAGTCCTTCGAGGAGGGAAAAGATGCTGTGATCGTCGGCGAGGCGACTTCGGACGTTAGGGGCGTGGTTCTGGAGACGCTCGTTGGCGGGAAGAGGATTATAGACATGCCCGTCGGTGACCCGATACCGAGGATTTGCTGACAACGGGACGCGAACTCTACGGCAAGACACTCGGATTCACGAACCAGTCGATGGTCCATCCGCCAGTTTCTCGGATGAGACAGACCATCCCTGCCTTGGGGAAGTCAACAGCGGCGCAGTCAGGAATGCCGAACACGAGGTGGCTGACCAGGCGGTTCATGAAGGGCAAGTGGCCGACAAGCATGACATCGTCCTCCTCGCTCGCGAGCGTCTCCGCTGCGGGAAGAACGTCGTCCGTCGGTGCTATGCCTGAAATCGGGACTACGCCCTTTGGCGGGGAGAGATGCTTCCCGATGATCTCGGCGGTCTCCTCTGCCCGCTTCTTCCCGCTGTGTCGAATCTGATTCACCTTCACTCCTGCGTCGAGGGCGAACTTGCCAACTCTGTCCGCTTGCCTCTCACCGAGGTCCGATAGAGACCTCTCAGGATCCTCTGCCTCGCTCTTCGGGTCAGCGTGCCGCACGAGATATAGGTTCATTCTCACTCCTCCCTTTCTCCGATTGGCGAACGTCCTCCCGCCTTTTATCCGTTCCTCCCTGCGAGAACCACATGAGATACGAGCTCACTTGGCCTCGGCGTACTTGGAGTACTTGTACAGGATGTTGCAGCTGCCCTCGGCGCTCACCATGCACGGCCCGACGGGGTTCGTAGGCGTGCAGGTCTTCGCGAACAACGGGCACTCCTCGGAACGAATGATGCCCCGCAGGACCTCTCCGCATCTGCAACCCTTGGGCTCCTTGAACTCCTTGTCCTTGAGCTCTGCCAGATCGTCCTCGAACCTTTGGCGAGCGTCGTATTCCTGGTATTCGTCCGACAGAACGAGTCCGCTCCCGGGAATGGTCGGGAATCCTCTCCACTTGGTGTCGGCGGGCTCGAAGACCTCATCCATGACCTTGATCGCGGCGGGGTTGCCCTCGGGCTTCACCACGCGCTTGTATTCGATATCCACTCTTGCCGCTCCCTCCTCCTTCTGCTTGGCGAGCATGTAGACGCCCATGAGAAGGTCGAGCGGCTCGAAGCCAGCGATGACCTGAGGTATGCCGTGCTCCTCGGACAGGAACTCATACGGCCTGGAGCCGATGATAGTGCTCACGTGCCCCGGTTCGATGAGACCGTCGAGCCTCACCTCGCCCATCTCCACTATCGCCTTCAGTGCTGGCGGAATGACTCTGTGACAGCTCAGGAGTGAGAAGTTCTTGGGCGGTCTCCTGGAAACTGCCACTGCTATGCTCGGAGTCGTGGTCTCGAAGCCCACTCCGATGAAGACGACCTCATTGCTGATCTTATCCGCCAGATCCACGGCGTCGTTCACGCCGTAAACGATTCGGATATCGTGGCCCTCCGTCTTCGCGTCCGAAAGCGACTCTTCCACACCGGGGACCTTGATCATGTCGCCGAAGACGGTAATAGTCTTCCCGGCCTTCGCGAGAGCGATGGACTCCTCGATCTCCTTGGCGGTCGTGACGCAGACCGGGCATCCTGGACCCTGTCTGATGTCGACGCCAACGTCCTCGAGCAACGGTTGCAGCCCGTGCCGCACGAGCGTATCCTGGTGCGTCCCGCATACATGCATCAACGTGATCTGCAGGTCCATCTCCCTGAGCTTCTGGAGTATTCTGTCCGCCATCTCCTTGTCGCGAAACCTGAACATCAGTCCACAACCAGCTTTAGATTCGTGACTATGCAGTCCCTTCCGCTAACGATTTCCACGTTCTCGCCGCACTTGGGACAGGAGAAGCGGGGCAGTCGGAGGTGGTCGAGCGGGTCGTCCGACCTTCCAATGGGACCCTCGTAGCCGCACTTCCCGCACTTGACCTTGGCCTTCTTCTCCTTGATGATGAGCTTGGAGCCCTTGAGCGGGCCGTCCTTTGAGAGCACCTCGTACGAGAAGAGGCACTGTTCCTTTCCCAGCAGAGTGAGCTCGCCGATCTCGAGCTCGACCTCCTCGACAGCACTTGCATCGTGCTTCCTAATCTCTTCCAGAACAACCTCCACGAGGCTTGACATGACGGAGAACTCATGCAACGTTCCCACCGAGGATCTGATCGAAGAAGGCGAGGGTCTCCTGGGCCTCCTCCTTATCGAGGACTTGAATCGCGAATCCCGCATGAACAATGACATACTGGCCGACCACCGCATCGGTCAGCGAGACATCGACCTCTCTCTTGATTCCGCCGAAGTCGACCGTGGCGACGTCGCCCTTTATGTCAAGGACCTTGGCGGGTATGGCTAGACACACGATGGATAGAATGGAGGTTGCGGTTATAAAGCTGACGAGGAGCAATGATGGAGTTGAGCGATGTACACAGAAGTCGTGACAGCGCTACTCCCTGACGCCCACGATTACGTTCTGCCCAGTCGAGATCCCGCCATCCCCGTTCGGTATCCTGTTGTGAAGGACGACCTCCAGACCTCTCTCCTTCGCGAGTTCCGTCACCATCATCACGATCGAGAGATTGTACGTCACCCCACCTGAGAGACCGATCCTCTTTGAGCCGATCTCGTCCGCCTTTGCTGCCGAGAGCTCGACAAACTCCTTCATCAGACAGTGAATGAATGAATGTGCAACGTCCGCCTTGAGCTGTGGCGTCGCCTCCTCCTTGCTCATGATCGAATCCAGCTGCGCGAAGAGCGGGAGTGTCTGAATCTCCAGACCATTCGTGCCCCTCGCCTCGGTCTCGAAGTCGAACCTGTTCCTCCCTCTAGCAAGAAGCCGTTCGAGCTTCATAGCGGGCTCGCCATCGTAGGTGGTTTTGTTGCAGACGCCGAGATACGCAGCAAGTGCGTCCAAGACCCGCCCGAAGCTGCTTGTCTTGGGTGCTTTCTCCATGGCCTTCCTCAAGACCCTGCTCTTCTCCGCATCGAAGATGTCCTTCGGCTGGCGAAGGCTCTCGAATATGCCGAACACGAGCCTGTCCGGTTCGAAAACCGCCCTGTCTCCCCCTATCAGCGGGATGTACTGCAGGTGCGCGAACCTCTCGTAGCCGTCGAGCCTCGCGGAGAGCGCCTCACCGCCCCAGATCTTGCCGTCCTCTCCGTAGCCGGCGCCGTCGAACGTCAGCGTGACCAGCTCGTCCAGACCGTGCTCCGCCATCAAAGAGGCCGCGTGAGCCCAATGGTGTTGGATCTCCACGACCTCGGCCATGAACTCCTTCGCGAACTCCTTGCCGACCCTTCTCGTCGTGTACATCGGATGAAGGTCGATTCCCACGGCATCGAGGCCATCAATCCCCGCCAAGTCCATGAGCTTCCTCGTAGCATCCATCTGGAAGTCGAAGACGCCGTAGTGTGTCGTATTCCCTATGTACTGGCTCACCAACAGCTCGCCGTTCCTGGATATGGATGACGTGACGTTCCTCTCGGCACCGACGCCGAGGACCTTCTTCTTGTGCAGTATCGGAATAGGCTTCGGGACGAAACCCCTCGACTTCCTGACGAAGAACCTGCTCCCGTTGAAAGGGATTACGACCGAGTCGTCAACGCGGTTGATGATCTCGCGGTTGTGCAGCAGATAGATTTCCACACCGAGCCTGAATGCCTCGTCATGGGTGAGCGCCATCGGCTCGCCGGGCGGGTTCGCGGACGTCATAATCAGGGCGTCGTGGTCGATGTCTCGGAAGATGAGATGCTGCACTCCCGTATAGGGGATGTACAGGCCGATGCTATCAAGACCAGGGGCCACATCCTCGAGCAGCTCGTCGTGCTCCCCATATCTCTTGGGAACGAGGACAATCGGTGTTTCGGGGGAGGTCATAAGCCTCTTCGCCTCTTCCGAGATGTGAGCATACTTCTCCGCGGTCTCGACATCGCGCACCATAACTGCGAAGGGTTTGTACGGACGATTGTACCAGCTTCGGAGCCTCTTTGTCTGCTCCAGCGTGCAGACCATATGCGTGCCTCCCCAGCTCTTCACGATTCCGAGCTTGCCCTTGTCGATCATCTCGGAGAACCTCCTTACGGAGTCGTTGGCGGGGAGCTGCACGCACTGGTCGTTGTAGAGAAGGTACCTTGGTCCGTCGTGCGGGCAGGATATGGTCTGCGCATGGAACCGCCTGTTGAGCGGATCCGCATACTCCTTTTTGCACGTCGGACAGAGCTCGAAAAGGGACATCGATGTGTTCTTCCTGTCGTACGGGAAGTCCCTTATCACTGAGAACCGCGCACCGCAGTTCGTGCAGTTCGTGAACGGGAAACCGAACCTCCGGTCCTTCGTGCTGAATATCTCGCCTATGCAGTCGTCGCACAGTGCGATGTCGGGCGGTATGGACGCCTCCTTCGAGCCCGCGACGCTGTTCACGATCTCGAATGTCTCGAAGACATCCTCACACGACCCGGAATCCTTCTCGATGTTGTCTATCCTCGCCAAGGGCGGTAGCTCTGCCTTCAGCGTGTTCAGGAACTCGTCCTCGCCCCGGTCCAGGCAGACCTCGACGTTCGAGCCGTTGTTCCTCACGTATCCCTTCAAGCCGAGCGACGTAGCGACCCGGTAGACGGTGGGCCGAAAGCCCACGCCTTGAACCACACCATAGAGATAGAGCTTCATTCAGTGAGCCTCAGTCCATTGGCAATCCCAGTGCGCGCATCAGATCCTCGATACCCTCCCCGTGCTTTGCGTCCGTGTAGACGACCGTAGCCTTCGAGCCCAGTTCCCTCGCGTCCTTCCCGAGGGTCTTTGGATCGACCTCCATCGCCTCTGCGAGGTCCGTCTTGTTGATGGCGATGACGTCCGAGAGCCCGAAGATAAGAGGATGCTTCATGATCATGTCGTCGCCCTCGGTCACAGAGACGACGACCATCCTCTTGTCCGTTCCCAATGCGAAGTCCGCCGGGCACACGAGGTTCCCGACGTTCTCTACGAAAAGAACACTAATGCCATCCAGGTCCATGTGCTCGAGCGCGTGGTCGACCAGATGCGCGTCGAGGTGGCACTCCTTGCCCGTATTGACGTTCTCCACCGGTACGCCGTGCTTCTTGAACCGCTGATAGTCGGCGTTCCCGGCAACATCGCCCGCGATCACCGCGGCGGAGATGCCCCTGCCCTGGAGAATATCGATCATCTTCTCCGCCAAGAGCGTCTTTCCCGCCCCTATCGAACCCATTATGTCGATGGACACTATCCCTTTTTCGCGGAGAAAAGCCCTGTTCTTCTGTGCGATTTCCCTGTTCGCTTGGAGAAGGTCGACCCCTGACCTGACCTCCACTAGTTTGTGCATTGGCTTGTGGAGAATTATCCTGAATGGTATATAGCTCTTTTGCCACGATGGATATCGAACCCGGGCATACGCGTTTCGTCATACCTTGCGTCTGTCACGCACGACTTCCGCTCACCTATAAATACGGAAATGGGTTATTGAGCGCAGGTGCTTCGAGATGGGGAGGAAGGGCGTTATCGATTCGTTCAGAAAGGGAGATCATCTCGCTTTGCACATTCTGATTCTAGCGGGGAATGAGGATGAGCGTTAGCAGGCAAGAACTGGCAGCGGCCATCGGGGCCGGCAGGGTCGCGGAGGACCCGACAACTGGAAAACCGGTGGCGAAGATAACGACGACGCAGGAGCTTGTCAAGCTCGTAGGGTTCTGCTCGAGCAAGAAAGCGAACCTCGTCGTGAAGAGGAGCAAGGACTTCTGGGCATCCGGTTCTGGGAATGGAGATGTGCTTCTCGACATGGACCAGCTTAACAGGTCCGTGAGGGTCGATCCGAACGACCTCTTCGTCAGCTGCGGGCCTGGTACCGCGGTCGCCGAGCTCATCGACGAACTCGAGAAGCAAGGCATGACGCTCGCAGCGCTCCCCGCCTCGAACGAGATGTCCGTGGGGGAGTGGCTGCTCTGGAGAAGGGCAAGCTTCGGAACGATAGCGAACGGCGACGTGTCGAACGAGATACGCTCCGTCGACCTCGTCCTCGGAGACGGCAAGGCGCTAGAAACGGGGTACGAGGCAATCTCCAACTTCGGTACAGGCTACGACCTCAACCGCCTGACGGTCGGTTCCTGCGGGATCTTTGGGATACCCGCCTGGGTCCATTTCTTCATTCGACCGATGCCTCCCGAGGTGAGGCTTCTGAAATACTCCCTGTCCGTCGACCAGCTGTCCGCCTTCCTCGGCAAAGTCTCGGGGATCTACGACGTTCACGACATCACGATTTCAGCGGGAGTTGACTCCGGACCCAAGCCTATAGTGCGAATCGCAATCCTCCGCGCGGGAGAGGCCAACGACGAGATTGAGGAAAGGATCGATGAGATCGGAGAGGGCCACAGCGCGACGAAGCTGGAATCGGAGAAACCGAACTCGTTCAGGTTCCTCTCGAAGAGGGGGAAGTTCGAGTTCGCGGACGAGATGGTCCTGCCGCAGAAGGGAATCCCTGATCTGCTTGAGACCATGAAAGAACCACTCGCCAGAATGGAGCTCGACTTCACAATCTTGACATCGGGTCTCTGCGCAGTCCGGGCGCTGGTCGTTCCCGCCAGAGCGAGACTCGGGCACGAGGACATCGACTCAGCCAAGAGGAAGTTCCAGGAGTCCGTGTTCACGACGGGCGGATTCATCCGCGACGTGGACCTCTGGACTCAGGACATGCAGGAGGGCGGCGCGTCGGCCTTCTGCGCGCTCAAGAGCGCCTTCGATCCCCGCATCGTGACATCGAAACACATCGTTGGAAAGGTCTCGAGCCAACATGCCGTTGGAGCTTGCGCGCGGGCCTCGTCATCGAGGATTGGGGAATCCTCCAGGGGGATAATGAGGGTCCTCCCGAGGAAGAGGGGGAAGCTGGACAATGGGCTGAGCAGGAAACTCGTTGAACTCATTGGCGAGGACAACGTCGCCCTAGACATGTTCAGGCGCTTGCTCTACTCACACGATCTGGCGCCTCTTCCGAAGCTCGTAGGCATCCCGTTCGAGGTCCTTCCCGATGCGGTCGTGAGGCCGAGGAACGTGGAGGACGTGCAGAAGCTGGTCGAGTTCGCCAGGGAGCACAAGATTCCGATCATACCGCGAGGAGGGGCGAGCTGGGGCTTCGGCGGGGCGGTTCCCAACCAGGGGGGCATCGTGCTCGACATGTCCCGCATGAACAAGATACTCGAGATCGATGAGGACAGCCGCATCGCCATCTGCGAGTCTGCCGTCACCTGGCTCGATATCTCCGAGGCCGCCGAGCTCAAGGGGCTGTTCCTGCCCACTTATCCCGGCAGCGCAAGGATCGCAACGGTCGGAGGCTGGATGAACACCGGAGGCGCGGGAATCGGGGCCTACGGGGCTGGAACGTCGGTCCAGCTTATTGAGCACATGCAGGCGGTCCTCGGTGACGGTAGAATCCTGAACACCGACGTGGACGGCGCCTCTGGCAAAGGACCCGACCTGAACGCCCTCATATCGGGGTCAGAAGGAGGACTCGGCATAGTCACGAAGGCTGCCGTCAGACTGCGGCCGATGCCCGAGGAGATCCGACCCCTTGCGTATTCGTTCGACAAGCTCCCGGCGATGGGGAAACCGCTGAGGGAGATCGGCCACTCGCAATCCCTCCCGTACAACGTGTCCTTCTCCGACGGCAACTACTTCGATTTCGTCCGCCTGCTCGGCAGGGAAGCCCCGGAGGTCGGTTCTCTTCTGAGCGTCACACTGGCGGGCTCAGCGAAGTCGAATGAGGCGGAGGAGGCGATGATCGATGGAATCGTCGAGAAGGGGGGAGGAAAGAAAGAGTCCGAGGATTTGGCGGTGCACGAATGGGAGGAGCGCACGTACGAGATGAGGATCAGGAGGCTCGGGCCGGGCGGGGCTCTGGGCGAGGTTGTCCTTCCCGTGACCGCGTTCTCGGAGATGATGAAATCCGCCGCCAAGATAGCTAAGGAGCTCAAAATGCTCTCCACCCTGAAGGGGGTTCTCATCGACAGGAACTGCGTTGCGTTCATGCCCTTCTACGTCGCGGACGAGCGGTATGCCATCGCCTCGTTGGCGTCGATGGGGTTCGTCAAGCACATCCTCGACAGGGCTGTGGAGCTTGGCGGGCGCGGTTCCGGTCTCGGCCTCTGGTTCTCGTGGAACCTGGACAATCTGCACGGCAAACTGGGCGGGGACATAATGACGAGCGTGAAGCTGACGCTCGACCCCGACGATATTGTCAATCCGGGGAAGTTCTTCGAGATGAGGATGCGCTACGGGGTAGGTATCCCCGGTCCGCTGATGGCCGTGGGCCTCGACATGCTGGCGATGGTGAAGAAGGCGTTTCCAAAGACAAAAATAGGCGGGCTACCCTCTGGAGTACGATAGCATGGTGGACATCGGCGAGATAGAGCTCGATATCTATGCATGTCTGCAATGCGGCTACTGCAAGGGGACGTGTCCAGCGTACGACATGTTCGGATGGGAGTCGGACAGCCCAAGGGGGAAGATGTTCTACCTGAAGCAGCTTCAGGAGCGAAGCATACTCGACAAGAACCCCAAGGAGATGGATCCGCAGTTCTTCGAGGCGCTCTTCCACTGCACATCATGCGGGGCGTGCGACGAGGTCTGCCATGTCGACATCAAGCTCTCCGACGTATGGGAGCAGGTGAAGGAGGAGTTCGTCCGGGCAGGATTCGAGGGCCTTCCAGGCCATAAGGAATTGGCCAAGAGGATATACAATCCCGAGAAAAGGAACCCCTTTCTGGATCCCAACGACCTGGAGAAGGACAAGCTCAAGAACAGGACCGCCTGGGTCCCGGAGGACCTGAAGACCAGCGACAACCCAGAGGTCCTCTACTTCGTGGGTTGCACGGAGGCCTACAGGATGCAGTTCCTTGCCGAGGCGACGGCGAGGCTCATCGAGGCCACCGGGGTCAGGTTCGACGTTCTTGGGACCGATGAGTGGTGCTGCGGCTCCCCCTTGCTTCGAACGGGACAGGGGGACGGGATAAAGGCCGAGTATGTCAACCACAACGTCCGAGAGGTCGAGCGGAGAGGCGCGACCACGCTCGTCACTGCGTGCGCTGGCTGCTTCAAGACGATCAAGGAGAATTACCCTCTCTATCACGGCAAGCTGAACTTCGAGGTGAAGCACATCACCGAGTTCCTGGCGGATTCTATCAAAGCTAAGAAGCTCGAGTTCACGAAGGAGTTCCCCAAGAAGGTCGCCTACCATGATCCATGCCATCTCGGCAGGCACGCGAAAGTCTTCGACGCACCGAGGGAGGTCCTCAAGGCGATACCGGGACTGGAGCTCCTGGAGATGAGAAGGAATAGGGAGAACTCGAGATGCTGCGGTGCGGGCGGCGGCTTCAAGATCGCCTTCAACGAGCATGCGGAGAGCATCGCCGCGGAGAGGGTCTTGGAGGCTGTCGAGACGGGCGCTGAGCTCATAGCGACCCCGTGTCCCTTCTGCGTCGTCAACCTCAACGCGGGAGCGAAGAAGGCCGGCATCGACATGAAGACCATGGACGTCGTCCAGATAGCCCACCAGTGCCTCTGACGCACTCGCCCCAGCCAATATCGTTTTATATCCACCGCGATTGAACCTTCAGGGAGTCTGAGATGAAAGTCGCCATGCTCACGCACAGCACCAAGCCCCGTGGGGGAGTGGTCCACGCCCTCCACCTCTCCGAGGCCCTCACGGACCTCGGGGTGGACGTTCATCTGTTCTCGTTGAGGAAATGGCGGGAGGAATCATACGCGCACGGGTTCTTCAGGGAGGTCTCCGTTCCGTTCGACGTATTCCCCTACCGCGCTCGCGGCAACCTCAACGAGGATGTCAAGAGGATGATCTCCACGTACGATGAGAACCTCCCGCTCGATTTCGACATATATCACACTCAGGACTGCATCGGAGGGAACGCACTCAACCTGCTGAAGAAGAAAGTCAGCGCCCCGACCATTCGGACGGTGCATCACGTTGACGAGTTTCGCGGCCCAGTACTAACGAAGTTCCAGGAGGATTCCATAAATCTGTGCGATGTGAAGGTTACGGTCTCGGAATACTGGAAGAAGAAGCTGAAGAAGGAGTACGGCGTGGACTCCCACGTCGTCCATAACGGCGTGGATGTGAAGAGGTTCGATCCTGAACGATACCCGAAACCTGAGCGGGCTGGTGTGGACATCCTCTTTGTCGGCGGGCTCGAGGCCAGAAAGGGCCTGGAGCATCTCTTCCTAGCGGTGGAGAACCTGCTGCCTCAACATCCAGATACGAGGCTGACGGTGCTGGGGAGGAGCGGGATGACATCGGCACAGGAATTCGACGAGAGAAGGCTCTTCTCCATCCTCGCGAAGAGACTTGGAATAGGCAGGAATGTTCGCTTTCTGGAACAGGTGAGCGATGAGCAACTGCCCAGCCTGTACGCGCTCTGCGATCTCCTCGTGCTCCCCTCGCGAATGGAGGGGTGGGGGCTGGCTCTGATGGAGGCGATGGCCATGATGAAGCCCGTGGTCGCAACGAGGGTGGGAGGCATTCCTGAACTCGTAGAGGACGGAAAGACAGGATATCTGGTGGACCTCGGCGACGTCCTGGGGCTTTCCGAGGCGATTGCCAAGCTGATTGACAACCCTGCACTGAGGAAGAAGATGGGCCGCCAAGGCAGGCGGTCCGCGAAGAAGTATACGTGGGACAACGCGGCAAGAAAGACGCTGCAATTGTATAAGACAGCCTTGGCGGGGTCGACATGAAGACATTCCGGTCAAGCGCCAGATGGATCGGTGAGAAGCAGGGAGAACTGACGTTCGAGAACGGTGAGAAGGTCGATTTCTCCTCTCCAGTGGACTTCGGCGGGATGGATGGCTTCGTCGTCCCCGAGGAACTCTTGATCGCCTCCTTGAACGCCTGCCTCCACGTGACCTTTCTCACGTTCGCCCAGAAGATGAGGATCGAGGTCCGGTCCTTCGAGTCGGAGGCGGAGGGCCATCTGGATGAGACAAACGACACGATACGGTTCGTCGGGTGCACGGTTCGCCTGCGGGTGCTGGTGGCGTCTGAGAGGGATGTCAAACGCGCAGAGAAAGCCGTCTCCTTGGCAGAGAAGAGATGCTTCATCTCGAACTCAGTGAGTTTCGAAGTGAGCATGGAGTCCACGATCCGCGTCGGC contains these protein-coding regions:
- a CDS encoding MSMEG_0565 family glycosyltransferase, with the translated sequence MKVAMLTHSTKPRGGVVHALHLSEALTDLGVDVHLFSLRKWREESYAHGFFREVSVPFDVFPYRARGNLNEDVKRMISTYDENLPLDFDIYHTQDCIGGNALNLLKKKVSAPTIRTVHHVDEFRGPVLTKFQEDSINLCDVKVTVSEYWKKKLKKEYGVDSHVVHNGVDVKRFDPERYPKPERAGVDILFVGGLEARKGLEHLFLAVENLLPQHPDTRLTVLGRSGMTSAQEFDERRLFSILAKRLGIGRNVRFLEQVSDEQLPSLYALCDLLVLPSRMEGWGLALMEAMAMMKPVVATRVGGIPELVEDGKTGYLVDLGDVLGLSEAIAKLIDNPALRKKMGRQGRRSAKKYTWDNAARKTLQLYKTALAGST
- a CDS encoding OsmC family protein, with amino-acid sequence MKTFRSSARWIGEKQGELTFENGEKVDFSSPVDFGGMDGFVVPEELLIASLNACLHVTFLTFAQKMRIEVRSFESEAEGHLDETNDTIRFVGCTVRLRVLVASERDVKRAEKAVSLAEKRCFISNSVSFEVSMESTIRVGEIE